The following coding sequences lie in one Lolium perenne isolate Kyuss_39 chromosome 2, Kyuss_2.0, whole genome shotgun sequence genomic window:
- the LOC127335480 gene encoding uncharacterized protein: MPPPPPLPDELLEEILLRLPPEDPGCLFRASLVCKPWRSRLTGSAFPRLYREFHRTPPLLGFFENDDTVFCWFTPLSPTSPFLPVHPDHRNLFVLDSRHGRVLLNSVGPDGEPLDLIVWDPVGRRKWELPYPAFADWVTVPDNAAVLCAVDGCDHLDCHGGPFLVVYVGTDEDGVAHACVYSSDSCAWSPVTSCEHPESFLEVIICWPKAHVGNAVYFPCTSSTIILRYDLSTQELSMITWPAMYKWQNANHILMRTEDGVLGCASLHESRLELWSMESHTDGTVKWVLSRVVELENWLPSRPTHVTRFVDGVGICFVRTNLGIFSVELKSGRVKKISNSMVQVIPYMSFYTPDQSGGIKPPSTLASSSEIVETTGGEQHDLLLQHSSGEVGDVKEKWVDKGEKDCEWKEGGWHEEGSVEDWEWKGEKDAQELFEKGSKAIEEGHFVDAKDFLHRALKSWVLYCGRLSPMCVSAYYKYGIALLRKSQAKIAPHHQHVVESSAIRDNTGSSKASGSNVREGDTGKDLDLAWKMLNIARAILEESLHSYGESSNLLCSC, from the exons atgccgccgccgccgccgctgccggacGAGCTCCTCGAGgagatcctcctccgcctcccgccAGAAGATCCCGGCTGCCTCTTCCGCGCCTCTCTCGTCTGCAAGCCCTGGCGCAGCCGCCTCACCGGCTCCGCCTTCCCCCGCCTCTACCGCGAGTTCCACCGGACGCCTCCCTTGCTGGGATTCTTCGAGAACGACGATACGGTATTCTGCTGGTTCACTCCCTTGTCCCCCACCTCCCCCTTCCTCCCCGTTCACCCCGACCACCGCAATCTCTTCGTTCTCGACTCTCGCCACGGCCGTGTCCTCTTGAATTCTGTCGGCCCGGACGGCGAACCCCTGGACCTCATTGTGTGGGACCCCGTTGGCCGCCGCAAGTGGGAATTGCCCTACCCGGCGTTCGCGGACTGGGTAACCGTCCCAGACAATGCGGCGGTGCTCTGCGCCGTCGATGGCTGCGACCACCTTGACTGCCATGGAGGCCCCTTCCTCGTGGTCTACGTGGGCACTGATGAAGACGGGGTCGCGCACGCTTGCGTCTACTCTTCAGATTCTTGTGCCTGGAGCCCAGTGACATCTTGTGAGCACCCTGAATCCTTCCTCGAAGTCATTATCTGCTGGCCCAAAGCTCATGTGGGAAATGCTGTCTATTTCCCGTGCACTTCAAGCACGATTATCCTGCGGTATGACTTGTCCACCCAGGAACTATCAATGATTACCTGGCCGGCCATGTACAAGTGGCAGAACGCCAATCATATCCTTATGAGGACGGAAGACGGTGTGCTGGGATGTGCCAGTTTACACGAGTCCAGGCTCGAACTATGGTCGATGGAGTCTCACACAGATGGAACTGTGAAGTGGGTGCTAAGCAGAGTTGTGGAGCTCGAGAACTGGCTACCATCTCGCCCCACTCATGTCACTAGGTTCGTGGATGGAGTTGGTATATGTTTTGTGCGGACAAATCTTGGTATCTTCTCAGTTGAGCTTAAGTCAGGCCGAGTTAAGAAGATATCCAACAGCATGGTCCAAGTCATTCCCTACATGAGTTTCTACACTCCAG ATCAATCTGGGGGTATAAAGCCTCCATCTACCCTGGCCTCCTCCTCAGAGATCGTTGAGACGACCGGAGGTGAGCAACATGATTTGCTGCTGCAGCACTCAAGTGGGGAGGTGGGAGATGTGAAGGAGAAATGGGTAGACAAGGGAGAAAAGGATTGCGAATGGAAGGAGGGCGGGTGGCATGAGGAGGGCTCGGTGGAGGATTGGGAATGGAAGGGTGAGAAAGATGCGCAAGAGCTGTTTGAGAAGGGGTCCAAGGCCATCGAGGAGGGGCATTTTGTCGACGCCAAGGATTTTTTGCATCGTGCCCTCAAGAGCTG GGTGCTCTATTGTGGGAGACTTTCTCCAATGTGTGTTAGCGCATATTACAAATATGGAATTGCTTTGCTGCGCAAATCTCAAGCGAAGATTGCACCACATCATCAACACGTAGTTGAGAGTTCAGCCATCAGGGATAATACTGGAAGCTCAAAGGCCTCTGGTAGCAATGTTAGGGAAGGTGATACTGGAAAAG ATTTGGATCTGGCCTGGAAAATGTTAAATATTGCGAGGGCAATTCTTGAGGAGTCCTTGCATTCCTATGGAGAAAGTTCTAACCTTTTGTGCTCTTGCTGA